The window CGCGAGTCGAGGCCCTCGTCCATGCCGGCGTCGATGTTGTAGTCATTGATACCGCCCACGGCCACACCACCAGCGTCATGGATACGATCCGGGCGTTGAAAGGCGCTTTCCCTACGTTGGAAGTGGTGGCGGGGAATGTCGCTACTGCGGATGGCGCTGAGGCCCTCGTCCGTGCCGGAGCCGATGGGATCAAAGTCGGCATGGGGCCGGCCTCGATTTGCACGACTCGGGTAGTGTCGGGAGTTGGCGTTCCGCAGCTTACCGCCATTGTCGAAAGCGTCAAAGTGGCATCGCGAGCGGGAGTCCCGGTCATTGCCGACGGCGGTATTCGTTTCTCCGGCGATATCGTGAAGGCCCTCGCCGTGGGAGCAAGTTCGGTCATGATTGGCAGTTTGTTTGCCGGCACGGAAGAGAGTCCGGGCGAGACGATCCTCTATCAAGGCCGTAGTTACAAGTCCTATCGCGGCATGGGGTCGCTTGAAGCCATGCGCGAGCGGGAAGGCAGCCGCAATCGCTATTTCCAAGACGATGAAACGAATATCGGGAAGCTCGTCCCCGAAGGGATCGAAGGGCGAGTGCCGTACAAAGGTGGGCTCCCGATGATTATCGATCAGATGGTCGGCGGGGTGAAAGCCGGCATGGGCTATACCGGATGCCGCACGCTTGCCGACTTACGCACGAAGTCGCGCTTCGTGCGCGTCACCTCCGCCGGGCTGCGCGAGAATCACGTCCACGATGTCATTATCACCAAGGAATCTCCGAATTATCGGATGGAGTAACAAGTGATTAGTTATTAGTGGTTAGTTTTTAGCGGCTTGCTAGCGGCGAAAGTTCTTTCCTCCTCAAGAATTAAAAACTACAAACTAAAAACCACAAACTAAAAACTATGATTTTAATTCTCGACTTCGGCAGCCAATATACCCAGCTCATCGCCAGACGGGTGCGCGAGGCCAAGGTCTACTGCGAAATCCATCCGTACAACATTGCTATCGACCGCGTCCGGCAGATGCAGCCCGAGGGTATTATTCTCTCCGGCGGACCAGCGAGCGTCTACGCCGCAGGGGCGCCGTTGCCGGACCCGCGTATTTTGGACACGCCCGTGCCTGTCCTGGGCATCTGCTACGGCATGAACGTCTTGTTTCAGCTCTCCGATGGCGTGGTCACGCGAGCGGATCGGCGTGAATTCGGCTCCGCTCGGTTGATCGTCGACGATGTCAGCGACCTGTTTGCCGGCTTTTCTGCGGACAGTGAAACGCGCGTGTGGATGAGTCACGGTGACAAGATGGAGTCTCTGCCGCGCGGCTGGCGCGTGTTAGCGCACTCTGTCAATTCTCCCATCGCTGCCGGGCGAGACGGTTCCGGTCGGTTCTACGGGTTGCAATTTCACCCTGAAGTCGTCCACAGTGAACGCGGGACAGAAGTGCTGCGGAACTTTCTTTTTCGTATTTGCCGTTGCAACCCGAACTGGACCATGGAAGGCTTCATCGAACGCGAAACTCAACACATCCGCGAGCGGGTTGGCGAGCAGCATGTCGTGTGCGGCCTCAGCGGTGGCGTCGATTCCGCCGTCGTGGCGTTGTTGCTCCATCGTGCTATCGGCAAGCAGCTCACTTGTGTGTTCGTGGATAATGGGCTGCTGCGTAAGGACGAGGCCGAGCAAGTGGTTCGGGTGTTTTCTGGACTAGGTCTGAACCTTCGTCATGCGGATGCGTCGGCACAGTTTCTCGATAATTTGGCGGGAGTCGAGGACCCGGAGAAAAAGCGCCGCATCATCGGTCATACGTTCATCGAGGTCTTCGAGGAAGAGGCGAAAACTCTGCCGGACGCGCAGTTTTTGGCGCAAGGCACTTTATATCCCGACGTGATCGAATCGGTGTCGTTCAAGGGGCCTTCGGCGACGATTAAGAGTCACCACAATGTCGGGGGTTTGCCGGAACGCATGCGTCTGAAGCTGATCGAGCCTTTGCGAGAGCTGTTCAAAGACGAGGCACGGGTGCTGGGGAAGCTCCTCGGCCTGCCGGATGAAATTGTTAGTCGCCAACCGTTCCCCGGTCCGGGACTGGCTATCCGTATCATAGGTTCGGTCGATGCTGCGGGCTTGACGATTCTGCGCGCGGCGGATGCCATTGTGGACGAAGAAGTCCGCGCCGCCGGTTTGTACGAGCGAGTGTGGCAAACGTTTGCCGTGTTACTGCCGGTCAAGACAGTGGGGGTCATGGGCGATGAACGGACGTACGAAAACGTGATTGCCATCCGCGGCGTAGAAAGCGTGGACGGCATGACAGCGGACTGGGCGCGCTTGCCGTACGACCTGCTGGGGCGTATGTCAACGCGGATCGTCAACGAAGTGCGCGGGGTCAACCGGGTGGTGTACGACATTTCGTCCAAACCCCCGGCGACGATTGAGTGGGAATAGCTGTTAGCTCTCAGCTATTAGCTCTTAGCAAAAAAGAAGGCATGAAATTTTTTGTTTAGCTAACAGCTAAAAGCTAACGGCTAAAAGCCTTGTGGGGGGAAGCGGGCAATGGGCTTTGTCCATCTACATCTACACACGCAATACAGCCTGCTCGACGGCGCGAATAAGATTAAGAATCTGATGCCGCAGGTGCAGGCGTACGGGATGCCGGCGGTGGCGATTACCGATCATGGCAATATGTTCGGTGCCATCGAGTTCTATCGCACCGCCGCTCAGCATGGAGTGAAGCCCATCGTCGGCTGCGAAATGTACCTGGCACCGAAGAGCCGCCGTGATCGCAGTCCGGTCAGGGCAGACGACTATGAGGGTGGAGGGAATTTCCACCTCGTCCTGTTAGCGATGAATCTGGAGGGCTACCAGAATCTCTGTCGCTTAGTGTCCGCCGGATACCAGGAAGGGTTTTATCACAAGCCGCGCGTGGATAAGGAACTGTTGCGTGAACACAATAAAGGCATCTTAGCCCTCTCCGGCTGTTTGAGCGGTGAAGTGGCGCGCGCCATGCTGGTGGGGAAAGAGCAACTGGCCCGTGAAGTCGCGCAAGAGTATGCGGCAATTTTCGATGATCGCTTTTATATCGAAATCCAAGCCAACCATTTGCCCGAACAAGAAAAGATCAACCCCGCGCTCATCGAGCTGGCGAGAGAGTTATCCCTGCCGCTCGTGGCGACCAACGATTGCCACTATCTGAAGGCCGAAGACGCGGAGGCCCACGAAGTGCTGCTGTGCGTGCAGAGCGGCAAAGTGTGGTCTGACGAGAAACGCTGGAAATTCGGCACCAACCAGCTCTATGTCAAATCGTCCGAGGAGATGATCGCCGAGTTTTTCCACTGCCCGGAAGCGGTGGCGAATACGCTGGAAGTCGCTAAACGCTGCGAATTAGAGCTGAAGTTCAACAACTTTTATTTCCCTATTTTCGCCGTTCCCAAGGAAGAAACTTTAGAGGAGGTGCTGGATCGTGAGGCAGACCAAGGTTTAACCGCTCGCTTCGCGCAAATACGCGCCAACGGCCTCGAGATCTCCGAGGAAAAAGAACAGGTCTATCGTGACCGGTTGACGTTCGAGCTGCGCACCATTAAAGACATGGGCTTTGCCGGTTACTTCCTGATTGTCGCCGACTTCATCGGCTATGCGAAGTCTCAGGGCATTCCCGTCGGACCGGGGCGTGGTTCCGTTGCCGGTTGTCTGGTCGCGTTCTCCTTGAAAATTACCGATGTCGATCCCATCCGTTATCAGCTGCTGTTCGAGCGGTTTCTCAATCCCGGACGGAAGAGCATGCCGGATATCGACGTGGACTTCTGCTTCGAGCGGCGCGACGAAGTGATCCGCTACATCAAAGAAAAATACGGTGCCGACAAGGTCGCCCAGATCATTACCTTCGGCACGCTCAAGGGGAAACAGGCGATCAAGGACGTGGGCCGCGTCCTGGAGTTTTCCTACGGCGAGACCGACCGCATCGCCAAACTCTATCCCGCGCCGAAGCAAGGGAAGGACTTTCCTCTTGAAGCGGCCTTGGAGATGGAGCCACGGCTGCGCGAGCTGCGGGAGAAGGGCGACAAAGAGAAAAAGCTGTTCGACTACGCCTTCAAACTCGAAGGCTTGTTACGCCACGCTTCCAAACACGCTGCGGGTATCGTGATCTCGCCGACTCCGTTGGTGGACCATTTGCCGCTGTTTGTCGATAAGGAAGGCAGCGTGTTGACGCAGTATGCCGGCCCGGAAGTCGATACGATCGGGCTGATTAAGTTCGACTTCCTCGGCTTGAAGACGCTGACGCTGCTGAATAACACCGTGGTGCGTATCCGTAAAAATCGCGGACAGGAAGTCGATCTTAGCGCGTTGCCGCTGGCTGACCGCAAAACCTACCAAGCGTTGACGCGCGGCGATACAGTCGGGGTCTTCCAAATGGAAGGGAGCGGCATCAGAAAACTGATTACTCAGCTCAAGCCCAACTGCTTCGAAGATATTGTCGCGGTCATTGCGCTCTTCCGCCCGGGACCGCTCGACAGCGGTGCCGCCGAACAGTTCATCAAACGTAAAAATGGCAAGGAGCCCATCTCGTATCCGCATCCGCTGCTCGAACCGGTGCTGAGAGAGACCTACGGCGTAACCATTTACCAAGAGCAGGTCATGCAGATTGCCCAGGTGCTGGCTGGCTATTCGTTGGAAGATGCCGATAACTTGCGTCGTGCGATGGGCAAGAAGAAAAAGGAAGTCATGCAGGAAGAGCGCGCGCGCTTCCTGAAAGGAACGGCGAACAAGAAGCTGCCTGACAAGCTCGCTGGCGAAATTTTCGACCAAATGGAAACTTTTGCCGCGTACGGGTTCAATAAATCCCATGCGGCGGCGTACGCCTTTGTGTCCTACCAGACGGCGTATCTGAAGACTCATTATCCGCAAGAGTTTCTGGCCTCGCTCATGAGTATCGAAATGGGCGACATCAATAAAACCTACAAGAACATTGCCGAGTGTCGCTTGCAGAACATCCCGGTCTTGCCGCCTGACGTGAACGAGAGCGATGAGAATTTCACGGTGAGCGGCGAGAGCATCCGGTTCGGCCTTGGCGCGGTTCGTGGGGTCGGATCGAAAGCGATTGAAGTGATGCAAACGGCCCGACAGGATGGGGCGTTTCCTGACCTGAACGACTTTTGCTCGCGCGTGCGTGGGTCGCAGGTCAATAAGCGGGTGATGGAAAGCTTGATTAAATGTGGGGCCTTGGATTCGTTCAAGGCGTCGCGGGCGCAACTGATGGCCGGGCTGGAAGAGGCGGTCAAATGGGCGGAGCGCCACGCCAATGGCGGTGCAAAAGCGGCGCAGTTGGGGCTGTTCGGTGTTGGGAGTGGCCTGGGCCAGGATGGTCGTCCGCTGCTGCCTACGGTGGCGGAATGGGAAGATATCGATAAGCTGCGGCACGAGCGAGAGACGCTGGGATTTTTCATTACCGGGCATCCCCTCGATAAATATGCGACCCGTTTGTTCGGCGTCGTGTCGTTGACGACTGAGTCGTTGAAAAACCGCCAGCATCAAGAGAAGGTCAAGCTCGCCGGCGTGATCCATTCGCTCAAGCTCAAGAACAATAAAAAGGGCGACCGCTACGCCACGTTCACCTTCGAGGATAAGGAGGGGGTCGTCGAGGTGATTGTGTGGCCGGAAGCCTATCGGAAACACGATGCGACCATTCATGCCGATCTTCCCGTGTGTCTGAGCGGAACCTTGGATGTTGACGAGGAGCGTTACCAAATCATTGCCGATGAGGTGACACCGCTGGAGTCCGTGGCCACGGACGAGGTGCGACAGGTGCATATCCAAGTGCCGTCGGACGTGACCACTAAGGAAGATCTTGTCGCCTTGCGTGATGTGCTCGTGCAACATCAGGGGAACTGCCAAGCGTTTCTCCATTTGATGCGACCGGATTACAGCGAAACCGTCATCGCTTTGCCGCAAGACCTCCATGTCGCGCCCTCGCGTGCGATGGTAGTGGCGATCGAGCGCTTGTTCGGCTCCGGAGTAGCATCCTTCCGGTAAATTTTGGAGAAGGCATGGGACGACAACGAGATCCACTGAACGAACAATCCGAGGCGAAAAACTATTCGCTACGCTCGACGCCTGAACGCGTTGTTTTGGTTGGAGTCCAGCGCCCGCTGCGAGCGAAAGCTCCGGGAGAGCATGTGCGTTTCTTATCTGAGGAATCCTTAGAAGAGTTGGCGCGCCTGAGCGACACGGCGGGGCTCGAAGTGGCGGGGCGCGTCGTGCAAAACCTCCGCGATGGCATTCATCCCGCGACGTTTATTGGCACGGGTAAAGTCGGTGAAGTGAAGGAGGCGATTGCCGAACAGCACGGCCAGGCGGTCATTTTCGACGACGATCTGTCCCCTGCCCAACAACGCAATCTCGAAAAAGCCTTGGGTGTCAAAGTCGTGGATCGCAGCCAACTGATCCTCGACATCTTCGCGCAGCACGCCAAAAGTCTGGCAGGAAAACTTCAGGTGGAGCTGGCGCAATTAGAGTACCTACGACCGCGTTTGACGCGCCAGTGGGTACATCTTTCGCGTCTCGGCGGTGGCGGCGTGGGGACGCGCGGCCCTGGGGAGACCCAGCTTGAGGTGGACCGCCGCCGGCTGCGGGAACGCATCGCGACCTTGCACCGCCGTCTGGCCGATGTCGAGCGCACGCGCACCTTGCAACGGCAGGAACGTACGCGCACGCCGTTTCCCTGCGTGGCGCTGGTAGGCTATACCAATGCCGGGAAATCGACCTTGATGAATACGCTGACCCGCGCCGGGGTCTTGGTGGAAGATAAACTGTTTGCCACGCTCGATCCCACCAGTCGCCGACTCGATTTACCTAGTGGGCAGCCGGTCATGCTGATCGACACTGTAGGGTTTATTAACAAACTGCCGCATCAACTGATCGACGCGTTTAAGAGCACGCTGGAAGAGGTGCGCTCCGCCGACCTGTTGCTCCATGTCGTAGATGCCACCCACTCGCGGTGGGAAGAACAGAAAGCCGTGGTGGAGGAGGTGCTAGCGGAAATCGGTGCCGAGGGGAAACCCGTGCTGACGGTTTTGAACAAGCTCGATCTCCGCGTCGATACGCCCGACGACGATATCGAGCACCCGTGGCAGCGGGCCGCCGCGCTCGCTCGCTCGCATGGCGAGAGTGGCGTACCCGACGTGTTTGGGATTTCGGCCCTGACCGGCGCGGGCCTCCCGCCGTTACTCGACGCCATTGCGCGCCGGCTAGAACACGGGCATGAAGTGGTCCAGGTCGATTTGCCTTTAGGCGCGGGGAAAATGCTAGCCTGGTTGCGCCGGAGCGGCAAAGTGCTAGAAGAGGCATACTCCGAAACCGCCGTGAGCGTGACCGCCTCGGTGTCCAGCAAGATCGCCGGACAGTTACGCAAGCAGATCGCTGCCGGAGTGCTGGACTGAGTCGGACGTTGCCACGGAAGGAACTGCCTTGTCGTCTTCTGCGATTCTTACCCTCCCCAATCTGATTACCCTGCTGCGCATCGGGGCGATTCCGCTCTTTCTGATTTTCTTAGCCGATGAGCGCTATTCCGAAGCCTTGCTCGTCTTCGTTCTCGCTGGCGTAACGGATTCGATCGACGGGGCGGTCGCGCGGTGGACGAATTCCCGCACGGTCTTCGGCGCTTATATCGATCCGCTGGCGGATAAGTTACTGCTCGCCAGCTCTTTTTTGATCTTGGCCTTCCTCGGTTTCCTGCCTCGCTGGTTGGCGATTTTGGTCATCAGCCGAGATGTCATTACCCTCTGTGGCTTTGCCGTATTATATCGGATTACCGGGCATTGGATTGACGTGCGCCCGACGCTGATGGGCAAGGCGAGTACGTTCTTGCAGTTGCTGACGGTGACGCTGACCTTGCTGATCCTCCATAATCCCGATTGGGAGATCCCCTACGTCAAGCCGGCGGCCTTGATGTTGACCGGAGGCACGATCACCGTCTCTGGGTTTCAATACGTAGCACGGGCTTTGCTGTGGCTGAACGAACACGACGAGAAATCCGAGGACGAGTGGAAACGCGCGGAAGAGTCGGCACCGGCGACCCGCGACGCGAGTCGGCGCCGGTATTCGGCGTAGGAGTGTGTTATGAAGGCTGTCCTACGAGCGTCTCGGGCGCGGGTCGGGAAAAGGGAGAGTGGCGGAACGTGATTCGGGTGTTTCCTCGTATTGACGATACGAGGATGATGGAACTTTTTCGCAAGGGTGTGGAAGGGCAGTGGTCAGCGTCTCAGTTGGATTGGGATCGACCGCTTCTGCTGGATCGGCATGAAAAGGAGGCCTTTGCGCATGTGCTCACGCCGGTCTACTTGGGAGAGCAAGCGGCGATGCTCGGTGCCAGTTCTGTCATCCCGCAGTTCTTTGCCGCGCATCAGACGGAAGCCCAGCTCTATGTAGCGACCTTCTTATTGGATGAAGCCCGCCATTTCGAGACGCTGACGCGCTTTTATCACAAAATAGAACAACGCCCCTTGGAAGTACGAGACCTCAAGGTGATGTTCCGCTACCAGGCGCGGTTGTTCAAAGCCCGCGATAAAACAGAATGGCTCTGGGGCATCCTCGTCAGCGATATTCTCGCGCGGCATTTTTATAGCATTCTTGTTAAAGCACACCCAGGGTCGCTGTTTGCCGACATTGGGAGTCGCATCGTGACTGATGAAGCACGGCACCTCGCCTTTGCCGAGCTGTATCTCAAAGCGGCGCTGCAACAGACGCCGGAGTTGAAACCGACGTTCCTGAAGATGCGCGAGGAATTGGTGCGCCTCATCCGGGAAATTTACGCCGGCGTCAAGGAAAAGGCGATATTGATCGGTCTCAATGAAACCGAGTTGTTTGACCGACTCACCCAGGACATCGAGAAGAAGGTGCAACGATTGCACCTGACCGACACCGAGCAGGATGCCGAGGAGTGAACGCGAGACGCACTGCCCCACGCACCTTGCCGCGCTGGCCGCGGACTAATCGCGCTGATGCCGTCGCGCAGCGGCAAGAACGCCTGCGCGCTCTTCCTCATTGGGACGCTGCTCACCGGCATGTGCTCTCGTGGCCGGTTCCTGCCGAAGTCTTAGGCAATTTTCAAGAATGCTTGACCGGTCACATGGTGTTGCCGGTGGGGATTGTCGGTCCTCTCGGCATTAATCTTGGCGACTACACGTTGGACGGCGTCGGGAACGTACAGGAAAAGAGCAGGGGAAAAGACCAGGTGTACGTGCCGCTCGCACACACAGAAGGTGGCTTATCCGCATCTGTACAGCGTGGCGTGAGTGCCCTCGCGGTATCCGGTGGGGTGCGTACTCATGTGGTGGCCGACCGTATGACGCGAGACTCCTGTTTTGTATTTCGCACCACGGAAGAAGCGCTGAAACTGGCGCGTTGGGCTGCCGAGCAGGCACCGGCAATGTCAGACTGGCTGCAAGATCCGACGAATGCGTTGCGCCATCCCGAGGCGGCAACCGAGCAGCGCGCTTCATCAGCCCTCATCAGCTCCCATGCCATACTGCGAGAAATCGAGACGCATGTCGTTGGACCAATGTGTCATCTGCTGTATCGGTTCACGACTGGAGACGCGTGCGGGCCGAACATGATGACGCGCAACGCCTACGCGTTGAATCATGCGTTCGTTCTGTCGCGCTTTCCGCAAGAGACTGGTGTGATGCCGCTTCATGTGTTTCTCGAAACCAACATGGGTGGGGATAAAAAACCGAGCTACGCCTTCTTCCAATTCCCCGGTCACGGCAAGGTCGTTGTCGCGGAAGCCACGCTCTCGGGCGATGTGCTGCGTCGTGTTTTGCATGTGACCGCAGATGAAGTGGTCGCCCTCGAACACGCCGGATTACACGGTTCTCATGCGAGTGGTATGCAGTCGTTCGCGTTTACGCCGGCTTCCGCCGTGGCGGCGATTTTCGCGGCGACCGGGCAAGACCTCGGTATGGTAGGCACTAGCAGCATGGCGCAACTCACGGCTACGCGCGTCGGCGATGGCATTCATTTGTCGATCCGCTTTTCCGGGCTGGAAGTCGGAACAGTGGGCGGTGGTACGGGCCTGCCGCACGCACAAGCGTATTTGCAACTGATGAATTGCCTCGGCCCAGGAAAGGTCTACCGGTTCGCGCAGATCATCGCGGCGACCGCGCTGTGTTTAGAACTTTCAGCCTCCGCCAGCATGGCAGCAACGGGAAGCCGAAACTTCGTTCAGGCGCATGCGGAGCGAGGGGGGATTCGCTAAATGAAGCTATCAGCTATTAGCTATCAGCTGTTAGCCAGAAAGCACGAATTGGCGGCGGCAAATTATACCGTTTCCCCGTTTTCCCCTTTCTTCTCATGCCCAGGCTCGGCCTGGGCATGCAAGGTTAAGCCTCTCTCCCCTTTTCACGTCCAGGCGGAGCCTGGGCGCGAGGCCGAAAAGACTGATGACGGTGACGAAAAACTAATCCCCAATCCCCAATCTCCAATCCCTATTCGCCTGATCGTCAATCCCACTTCAGGAAAAGGTCGCGGCGCGCGAGTGGCCGAACAGGCGAGCCATTGGTTACGTGGCCACGGACTGGAAAATGAGGTGAGGTTCAGCCGCTCGCCGGCTGACCCGACGGAACTGGCGTGTGCCGCCGTGCGGGACGGCTGCCGGCTCGTTGTCGGTGTAGGCGGCGATGGACTCATTAGCCAAGTGGCGAACGAGTTGGTCGGAACCGATGTGACCTTCGGCCTGATTCCCGCCGGAGTTGGCAACGATTTCGCGCGCGGACTCCATCTGCCGCTCGATGTGGAAGGCGCGTGCCGTGTTTTACTTCACGGGGAGGTGCGGAAGATTGACGTTGGCCAAGTCAATGATCGTTATTTTTTTTCTGTCGCTGTCTTAGGATTCGGAGCCGAGGTGAATCGCCGCGCCAACCGGTTTCGCCGCTTTCGTATCAATGCTTTGTACACGCTGGTGACTGTAGCGACGATATTTTCCTACGATCCGCTTCCTTTCTCCGTGACGTACGATGGCCGAGAACGACGCTGTTTAAGCTGGATGATCGCGGTGGGCAACACTTGGAGCAGCGCGCGCGGTATGGCGCTAGTGCCCGCTGCTCGCCCGGACGACGGGGTGCTCGATGCTTGCATCATTAACGGCATGGGCAAGTGGGAATTGCTGTACACCTTTCCACGGGTGTTCAAAGGGCGTCATATTTATTCCACTGGCATCGACACCATTCGCGGCAAGGAAATGACAATTGCCGCCGATGGGCCGTGCGAAATCTACGCCGATGGTGAGCGCATCGGCTCCCTTCCTGTGACGTTCAAAGCCGTGCCCGAAGCGTTGCGGGTGATGGTGCCGAAGCAGTAGCACTTTCTGTTGCCACGCGCTCCGATGGTCTGAGATGGTGTCTCCGCACGAGGTTGCGGGCTTGCATGACAGGACAAGGAGGTAGGTGCGCACGCCTGCTCTAGAGCCTCTCAGTTCGATCGGCTATATGTGCACTTGCTGCGGGTTGAATGCGGAGAGCTGAGGGTTGAGCGTTCATGACCATACACTGGCACTATCGAGAAAAAGAATTCCACGATTCTGCGGACAATATCGAGGGCGTCAATATCCATTATGTTCTGACCCCCCTCAGTGGCGCGGCGGATTGGGACAATCAGCGCACGACGCGCTTTATGCCGCTGGTGCAACCGCAGACGTTCCCAAGACGCAAGGCATCTTCTACCAACCTAGATTCTGCTAATCCCCCGTCTCCAGGATTACGCAAAAAGATCTTGAAGCTCCCGCAACACATTCCTGATTCACCGAGTGGCGCGCTTACCGACCGTTATCTGCTGCACTACTATTTCGAGATATTTCAGGATGGTCATCGTCGTTACTCT of the Deltaproteobacteria bacterium genome contains:
- the guaB gene encoding IMP dehydrogenase, which translates into the protein MFSPEIPEGLTFDDVLLLPGASDFMPKEADVRTALTRTLELNIPLVSAAMDTVTEARTAIAMAQAGGIGIIHRNLSIVAQAEEVEKVKKYESGMITDPVTIAPDITIAQAREIMQRYRISGLPVTKDGKLVGILTNRDLRFEKRLDRLVSEVMTKDRLVTAQPGVSLEEAKETLHRHRIEKLLVVDDRMHLKGLITVKDIEKTIQHPDACKDVQGRLRVGGAVGTGDDREARVEALVHAGVDVVVIDTAHGHTTSVMDTIRALKGAFPTLEVVAGNVATADGAEALVRAGADGIKVGMGPASICTTRVVSGVGVPQLTAIVESVKVASRAGVPVIADGGIRFSGDIVKALAVGASSVMIGSLFAGTEESPGETILYQGRSYKSYRGMGSLEAMREREGSRNRYFQDDETNIGKLVPEGIEGRVPYKGGLPMIIDQMVGGVKAGMGYTGCRTLADLRTKSRFVRVTSAGLRENHVHDVIITKESPNYRME
- the guaA gene encoding glutamine-hydrolyzing GMP synthase, whose translation is MILILDFGSQYTQLIARRVREAKVYCEIHPYNIAIDRVRQMQPEGIILSGGPASVYAAGAPLPDPRILDTPVPVLGICYGMNVLFQLSDGVVTRADRREFGSARLIVDDVSDLFAGFSADSETRVWMSHGDKMESLPRGWRVLAHSVNSPIAAGRDGSGRFYGLQFHPEVVHSERGTEVLRNFLFRICRCNPNWTMEGFIERETQHIRERVGEQHVVCGLSGGVDSAVVALLLHRAIGKQLTCVFVDNGLLRKDEAEQVVRVFSGLGLNLRHADASAQFLDNLAGVEDPEKKRRIIGHTFIEVFEEEAKTLPDAQFLAQGTLYPDVIESVSFKGPSATIKSHHNVGGLPERMRLKLIEPLRELFKDEARVLGKLLGLPDEIVSRQPFPGPGLAIRIIGSVDAAGLTILRAADAIVDEEVRAAGLYERVWQTFAVLLPVKTVGVMGDERTYENVIAIRGVESVDGMTADWARLPYDLLGRMSTRIVNEVRGVNRVVYDISSKPPATIEWE
- the dnaE gene encoding DNA polymerase III subunit alpha, whose amino-acid sequence is MGFVHLHLHTQYSLLDGANKIKNLMPQVQAYGMPAVAITDHGNMFGAIEFYRTAAQHGVKPIVGCEMYLAPKSRRDRSPVRADDYEGGGNFHLVLLAMNLEGYQNLCRLVSAGYQEGFYHKPRVDKELLREHNKGILALSGCLSGEVARAMLVGKEQLAREVAQEYAAIFDDRFYIEIQANHLPEQEKINPALIELARELSLPLVATNDCHYLKAEDAEAHEVLLCVQSGKVWSDEKRWKFGTNQLYVKSSEEMIAEFFHCPEAVANTLEVAKRCELELKFNNFYFPIFAVPKEETLEEVLDREADQGLTARFAQIRANGLEISEEKEQVYRDRLTFELRTIKDMGFAGYFLIVADFIGYAKSQGIPVGPGRGSVAGCLVAFSLKITDVDPIRYQLLFERFLNPGRKSMPDIDVDFCFERRDEVIRYIKEKYGADKVAQIITFGTLKGKQAIKDVGRVLEFSYGETDRIAKLYPAPKQGKDFPLEAALEMEPRLRELREKGDKEKKLFDYAFKLEGLLRHASKHAAGIVISPTPLVDHLPLFVDKEGSVLTQYAGPEVDTIGLIKFDFLGLKTLTLLNNTVVRIRKNRGQEVDLSALPLADRKTYQALTRGDTVGVFQMEGSGIRKLITQLKPNCFEDIVAVIALFRPGPLDSGAAEQFIKRKNGKEPISYPHPLLEPVLRETYGVTIYQEQVMQIAQVLAGYSLEDADNLRRAMGKKKKEVMQEERARFLKGTANKKLPDKLAGEIFDQMETFAAYGFNKSHAAAYAFVSYQTAYLKTHYPQEFLASLMSIEMGDINKTYKNIAECRLQNIPVLPPDVNESDENFTVSGESIRFGLGAVRGVGSKAIEVMQTARQDGAFPDLNDFCSRVRGSQVNKRVMESLIKCGALDSFKASRAQLMAGLEEAVKWAERHANGGAKAAQLGLFGVGSGLGQDGRPLLPTVAEWEDIDKLRHERETLGFFITGHPLDKYATRLFGVVSLTTESLKNRQHQEKVKLAGVIHSLKLKNNKKGDRYATFTFEDKEGVVEVIVWPEAYRKHDATIHADLPVCLSGTLDVDEERYQIIADEVTPLESVATDEVRQVHIQVPSDVTTKEDLVALRDVLVQHQGNCQAFLHLMRPDYSETVIALPQDLHVAPSRAMVVAIERLFGSGVASFR
- the hflX gene encoding GTPase HflX, with product MGRQRDPLNEQSEAKNYSLRSTPERVVLVGVQRPLRAKAPGEHVRFLSEESLEELARLSDTAGLEVAGRVVQNLRDGIHPATFIGTGKVGEVKEAIAEQHGQAVIFDDDLSPAQQRNLEKALGVKVVDRSQLILDIFAQHAKSLAGKLQVELAQLEYLRPRLTRQWVHLSRLGGGGVGTRGPGETQLEVDRRRLRERIATLHRRLADVERTRTLQRQERTRTPFPCVALVGYTNAGKSTLMNTLTRAGVLVEDKLFATLDPTSRRLDLPSGQPVMLIDTVGFINKLPHQLIDAFKSTLEEVRSADLLLHVVDATHSRWEEQKAVVEEVLAEIGAEGKPVLTVLNKLDLRVDTPDDDIEHPWQRAAALARSHGESGVPDVFGISALTGAGLPPLLDAIARRLEHGHEVVQVDLPLGAGKMLAWLRRSGKVLEEAYSETAVSVTASVSSKIAGQLRKQIAAGVLD
- a CDS encoding CDP-alcohol phosphatidyltransferase family protein, producing the protein MSSSAILTLPNLITLLRIGAIPLFLIFLADERYSEALLVFVLAGVTDSIDGAVARWTNSRTVFGAYIDPLADKLLLASSFLILAFLGFLPRWLAILVISRDVITLCGFAVLYRITGHWIDVRPTLMGKASTFLQLLTVTLTLLILHNPDWEIPYVKPAALMLTGGTITVSGFQYVARALLWLNEHDEKSEDEWKRAEESAPATRDASRRRYSA
- a CDS encoding ferritin-like domain-containing protein — translated: MMELFRKGVEGQWSASQLDWDRPLLLDRHEKEAFAHVLTPVYLGEQAAMLGASSVIPQFFAAHQTEAQLYVATFLLDEARHFETLTRFYHKIEQRPLEVRDLKVMFRYQARLFKARDKTEWLWGILVSDILARHFYSILVKAHPGSLFADIGSRIVTDEARHLAFAELYLKAALQQTPELKPTFLKMREELVRLIREIYAGVKEKAILIGLNETELFDRLTQDIEKKVQRLHLTDTEQDAEE
- a CDS encoding 3-hydroxy-3-methylglutaryl-CoA reductase — its product is MPRWPRTNRADAVAQRQERLRALPHWDAAHRHVLSWPVPAEVLGNFQECLTGHMVLPVGIVGPLGINLGDYTLDGVGNVQEKSRGKDQVYVPLAHTEGGLSASVQRGVSALAVSGGVRTHVVADRMTRDSCFVFRTTEEALKLARWAAEQAPAMSDWLQDPTNALRHPEAATEQRASSALISSHAILREIETHVVGPMCHLLYRFTTGDACGPNMMTRNAYALNHAFVLSRFPQETGVMPLHVFLETNMGGDKKPSYAFFQFPGHGKVVVAEATLSGDVLRRVLHVTADEVVALEHAGLHGSHASGMQSFAFTPASAVAAIFAATGQDLGMVGTSSMAQLTATRVGDGIHLSIRFSGLEVGTVGGGTGLPHAQAYLQLMNCLGPGKVYRFAQIIAATALCLELSASASMAATGSRNFVQAHAERGGIR